A genomic segment from Gopherus evgoodei ecotype Sinaloan lineage unplaced genomic scaffold, rGopEvg1_v1.p scaffold_33_arrow_ctg1, whole genome shotgun sequence encodes:
- the LOC115641126 gene encoding olfactory receptor 11L1-like has translation MANREQGNETSITEFILLGFVSLPELKILLFLLFLVVYIATMAGNILIVVLIVVIQYLHTPMYLFLGNLSCLETWYTSTILPRILASLLTEVRTISFSGCLTQYYFFASMVATECLLLSVMSYDRYLAIGKPLHYAARMSGRSCFQLAAGSWIGGFLCSGIITLSISQLTFCGSKDIDHFFCDLIPLINLSCNDPQLMEILVFTLCLIFSVVPFLLTLMSYICVIVTILRIPSTTGRKKTFSTCSSHLIVVTMYYGTLLIAYMFPTTNTLRDIKKVLSVVCTVLTPLVKPSSTA, from the coding sequence ATGGCGAACCGAGAACAGGGAAATGAAACgtccatcacagaattcatcctcttGGGATTCGTCAGTCTCCCTGAACTGAAAATCCTTCTTTTCTTGCTGTTTCTAGTGGTCTACATTGCAACCATGGCCGGGAACATCCTCATTGTGGTGCTAATTGTAGTCATTCAGTACCTTCACACACCCATGTAcctcttcctggggaacttgtcgtGTTTGGAGACCTggtacacctccaccatcctacCTAGGAtactggccagtctcctgactgagGTTAGGACTATTTCATTCAGTGGATGTCTCACACAATATTATTTCTTTGCTTCTATGGTTGCCACCGAATGCCTTCTCTTATcggtgatgtcttatgatcggtatttagccaTAGgcaaaccactgcactatgcaGCCCGAATGAGTGGCAGGTCTTGCTTCCAGCTTGCAGCTGGCTCTTGGATAGGTGGCTTCCTATGTAGTGGCATAATAACTTTGTCAATATCCCAGTTAACTTTCTGTGGCTCCAAAgatattgaccatttcttttgtgatcttATCCCCCTGATAAATCTTTCCTGCaatgatcctcagctgatggaaatCTTGGTTTTCACACTATGCTTGATTTTCTCAGTGGTCCCGTTCCTACTTACCTTGATGTCCTACATCTGCGTCATTGTGACCATCCtaagaatcccttccaccacggGAAGGAAAAAGACCTTTTCTacttgctcctcccacctcattgtggtgaccaTGTATTATGGAACTCTACTGATTGCTTATATGTTCCCAACAACCAATACACTGAGAGACATCAAGAAAGTTCTCTCTGTTGTCTGCACTGTCCTGACTCCCCTGGTCAaaccctcatctacagcctga